The Cyclobacteriaceae bacterium DNA segment TATAGCTGGATGGCTTCGGGTGAGGCCTGCTGAAACTCACCGTCATCAATCGGGTTGTATTCGATCAGGTTTACTTTACAGGGAATGTGCTTACAGAATTTTACCAAGGCCTGAACATGCTCAATGGTATCATTGATCCCTCTCCACACTACGTACTCGTAGGTAACTTTTCGTTTTGTTTTTTTATACCAATACTTCAAAGCCTCTGCCAATTCTTCCAGCGGGTTGGTTTCGTTAATGGGCATAATAGCCGAGCGTGTTTCATTTATGGCATCATGAAGCGAAACGGCCAGGTTAAACTTCACACCATCATCAGCCATTTTTTTGATCATCTTGGCAATGCCTACCGTTGAGAGGGTAATGCGTTTAGAAGCCATGTTCAGTCCTTCAGGTGACGTGATTTTATTGATGGCTTCGATCACGTTCGCGTAATTCAGTAACGGCTCACCCATGCCCATAAACACAATATTGGTGAGCGGGCGATTGAAAAATAATTCGGCTTGTTGTTTAATGGCCACCACCTGATCATAAATTTCATCAGGTGAAAGATTACGCATGCGTTTCAGTCTGGCAGTGGCACAAAATTTACAATCGAGGCTGCACCCCACTTGTGATGACACACATGCGGTTATCCGGTCTTTGGTGGGAATTAAAACCGACTCAACCACCAAACCATCATACAGCTTTACTGCATTTTTTATGGTGCCGTCTTCGCTGCGTTGCATGTTATCCACCCGGATGTGGTTGATGGTGAAATGCTCATTGAGCATGTCGCGGGTTTGCACCGATAGGTTGGTCATCTGGTTAAAATCCTTGGCAGATTTTTTCCATAGCCATTCGTACACCTGCTGCGCCCGAAAGGCTTTTTCTCCTTTCTCAATAAAGAAGGTTTTCAGCTCGTCAAGTGTAAGCTTGCGGATATCTCTTTTTTCGGTGCTGACGGTCATGTTATTGAATTCGCACAAACTCCACGCGCTCACACGTGCGATCTTTGTTGATAATGACCAATGAAGAAGCGGTTATTTCTTCAATGATATAGGTTCCCGTAATCAACCGCGATTTTTTGTCGAGCAGGTACAGCATACCCTCTGAATAACGATAGAGGAATTTTTCTTTAGCGGAAGGTTTTCGCTTGCCGTATGTGCGCCAGTTCTCCGTTCCGGTACCATCGCTATTGAAGGTGAAGGTTTTTGGGGTATTGCCTGAGCGTGAAGCCATCTCTCCAAGAAGCTCTTCCTCGGTTTCAGAGACTTCGCCCAGTTCGCCACTCATGCAGTTAGCCTGTTGGCTTACCTGCCATGTTCCGGTAATTTGTTGGGTGTATCCGCAAAGCGAAACAAGCAACACCAACACCGTAATTAGTCCTTTCATAAGGCCTCCTTTCCTTTCTGCAAAATTAGTGAAAATAGCCCGCGCTGCCCTTTGAAAACTCTTATTTATCCCTGATTTTCGCCTTTTTCCAAACCCTATGAAAACCAACGCAATTGTTATTACAGGCGGCTATCTGGATAGCAGCAACGCAAAAACCGCACACGGCCTTATTCGTGGAACGGAGCGTTTCAATCTTCTTGGCTTTATCGATCATAAATTGACTGGAAAGGATGCCGGTGAGGTGCTGGATGGCAAAAACCGGAACATGCCTATTTATGAGTCGATTTCTGAATTTGTAAAAAAATCTCCTGAGAAGGCACAATACTGTGTTATTGGTGTGGCTACAAAAGGAGGGGTAATACCGGAGTCGCTCATGGCGATGCTGAAAGAAGCCCTTGAAAACAACCTGAGTATAGTCAACGGTCTGCATGATTATGTGTCTGATCATGAAGAGCTGGCTGCATTGGCGAAAGCAAAGGGCCTTGAAATTATAGATGTTCGTAAGCCGAAAAAATTCAAAGATCTCCATTTCTGGAACGGGAAGATCAAGGAAGTGAAATCACTCAAGGTGGCAGTACTCGGCACCGACTGTGCTTTAGGCAAGCGAACCACTTCGCGTATTCTTACCGAAGCGATGACCAAAGCGGGTTATAAAGCGGAAATGATTTACACCGGTCAAACCGGATGGATGCAAGGTGCGAAGTATGGTTTCATTTTCGATTCAACGCTGAATGATTTTATCTCAGGCGAGATGGAGCATGCCATCTGGCAATGCTATCAGGATGTAAAACCCGATATTATGTTTATTGAAGGTCAGTCTTCTTTGCGCAACCCAAGCGGACCAGCTGGTGCCGAATGGATTGTATCGGCTGATGCAGATGTGGTTATTCTGCAACACAATCCAGCACGTAAGCAATACAAAGACATGGAATACTATCCGGCATACATTCCTGCTGTGAAAGATGAAATTGATCTGATAAAAATTTACGGAGCCAACACGGTTGGTATTACCGTAAACACCATGAAAATGAAAACCGAAGAAGCACGCGAGTGGGCGAAACAAACGGAAGCAGAACTGAACATTCCGGTGGTACTTCCGCTTGAAGATGGTGTTGACAAGCTGGTAACGGTTTTCGCAAATCTGTTGAAGCAGCGTAAAGGTTAATCCGAACTACAAACTCAAATCGCAATCATGAAAATCAAGGATATAAAAATCTGGAGTGCAGACCTGGGCAACACAAAGCCATATACCATTGCTTTTAAAACTGTGGATGAAGTGCGCAATGCCTTTGTGGAAATTACATTGGCAGATGGCACTACCGGTATTGGCTCGGGCAATCCAAGCGAATATGTAGTGGGAGAGAACCTGACTCAAACCTTGGATGCGCTTCAGGAAAGAAATCTTGAGTTTTTGGTTGGTCGTGATATTCGGGAAATGAAGCAACTCGCGTTTGAGGTTTGGCAGAAGTTTCCAAAAAACCCGGCTGCACGAGCCGCATTGGATATTGCCTTACACGATGCGTTTACCAAATTTCTGGGCATTCCGTTGGTAAAATACCTTGGGCAGAAAATTCAGTCAATGCCAACATCAAACACAATCGGCATTAAGAACGTAATGGAAACACTTAAAGAGACTGATGATTATTTGAAACAAGGATTTAAGGCCATTAAAGTAAAGTTGGGTAAAGACCTGGAAGAAGATATTGAACGCATGGTTAAAATGCGTGAGCAATTCGGGTATGATTATGCCATTCGCATTGATGCCAACCAGGGGTATGATTCAGCGCAAACCATTGCCTTTTATCAACAGACTAAGCATTTAAAAATTGAGTTGATTGAACAGCCACTCCCAGCTAAAGCGATTTCGGAAATGAAAGCGCTGCCCGATGAAGTTCGTGAAGTAATTGCTGCCGATGAATCGTTGATTTCACCTGTGCATGCTCTTGAGTTGGTTAAGCCTCCACGGGCCTGCGGTATATTTAATATTAAGTTGATGAAATGTGGCGGTGTTTCGCAAGGCTTAAAAATTGCCGACATCGCTCTTCATGAGGGCATTGATTTATTCTGGGGTTGTAACGATGAAAGCATTGTAAGCATTACAGCTGCTTTACACGCAGCATTTGCCTGCTCCAATACAAAATACATCGACCTGGATGGAAGTCTTGACCTAGGCAACGATGTTGTGAAAGGCGGCTTTATCCTGAAGGACGGAATCATGTATTGCTCCGATAAACCCGGGTTGGGCGTAGAAAAAATCGGTTAACAGTTTCAGATACCCGCTTCAATCTGCAAGCGAAGCTGCCAGCGGTTTAAATCAGTATTCGTATCCTGAAGCCAATGGTTTTGTTCATAGGTAACATCGGCCTGCAATTTTAACCGGTGCCCACGAATATATTTGGTAGCACCTAAGGTGTATTGCTTCACTTCTTCCTCAAATAATTGAATGGGTACATCCGGACGAACCCGCGAAAACCTTCCGGTTAATTCATAGTTTTTCTTGAACAGATAACTGGCCTGGTAATTCTCGCCATGACCCGCATAAACGTAACGGATGTCACCATCCGTGTTTTGCGTTAGCGGATTTGGAGAAGTGCGTTTCAAAAATTCAGTGGACAACGACCAACCGTTATGTTTGTAAAGAAAATCGATCATGCGTGTTTCGATGTCGCGTGGTTCGTACAAAAATGTTCCGAGTTGGCCGCCTGTACGAATGGCATCCTGGTTGGATGTGAGTGTTAGCCCCACCGAAATTTTTGGCTTGGGTTCACGTACCAGGTCGCCTTCAAAATAATCGCCACCATTGGTAAAGCGACCTAGCGGCAGCAATTCCAATCGGCCTGTATAGGCAAGGCCGCGATCAGATGCGGTAATGTTTCGTCCATCACCCGAAGAGATAGCGCCACGGACTACATAGTGAAAACCCTGAATGTTGTTGTTATAGTAAACCTGTGCGCCAAAATCACGATCGATGTTAAACGTTGAATTCACTATGGACCGATCGGGTAATTGAAGATCGCCCGATGAGTTTACCCGCTGACGATTTCCAGGAAGTTTGGTCTGGCCAAGGCCAATGGCAAAGTGTTCGTTGAATCGATAGATCACCATAGCATCACGAATTACATTCGGGAACCCGGTATCATCGTAATCCATATCTGCCCGGGAAAAGGCAAGCTGAATCAGGTAGTATAATTTGGGTGTATAAATAAACCCCTCAAAACGAAGTCTCAATCGCCTTACACGCGCCTCAACCTGGTCAATGGAAAAGTCATTTTCGTCAACCGTGGTAAAGGCCGCCCGGTTTTGCATCCGGAAGCGGATATTCAGCATAAACAGGCTGTCGGGAGAAATCATACCCAGTCCGCTGCCGTAGGTAAAATAAGGTGAAGGAGAAATTTCGGCCTGTCCAAAGGCGGTAAGGGTGTTTATGAAAAAAAACGACCCGATGAAAAAGACTTTTATGTAGGAGCGCATGGTTTAAATATCTCTCAAAGATGCCAAAACTTTGATCAGCTATAAAAAGAAACCCCGCTCAGTTTCCCAAGCGGGGTATTCAACCAAACCCCTCTAACCAAACCCTCAATCCTTGCTTTCGCAGAATTTCTCCGCGAGGGGAATGCCGGACAGGCCGGCTACGGAGAATGTCAATCCTTAACTCAATTCATTAACAATGGTGGCCGCCTCAAGGTTCTCGAAAACGAATTCATTTTCGTTTTTGATATCGATGAAAATAACCGAGTCCTTGTGAACTTTTCCGGCCAATATCTGTTTCGAGAGCTCATTCAGCACCTCGCGCTGCATAACGCGTTTCAACGGCCGGGCGCCAAACTGCGGGTCGTACCCGATTTTCGCCAGCCGGTCACGCGCTGCATCCGAAATTTCTATTTTAATTCCGGCTTCCTCCAGCCGCTTGCGTACCAGGTCAACCTGGATATCTACAA contains these protein-coding regions:
- the rlmN gene encoding 23S rRNA (adenine(2503)-C(2))-methyltransferase RlmN is translated as MTVSTEKRDIRKLTLDELKTFFIEKGEKAFRAQQVYEWLWKKSAKDFNQMTNLSVQTRDMLNEHFTINHIRVDNMQRSEDGTIKNAVKLYDGLVVESVLIPTKDRITACVSSQVGCSLDCKFCATARLKRMRNLSPDEIYDQVVAIKQQAELFFNRPLTNIVFMGMGEPLLNYANVIEAINKITSPEGLNMASKRITLSTVGIAKMIKKMADDGVKFNLAVSLHDAINETRSAIMPINETNPLEELAEALKYWYKKTKRKVTYEYVVWRGINDTIEHVQALVKFCKHIPCKVNLIEYNPIDDGEFQQASPEAIQLYQTTLERNGIIARIRKSRGKDIDAACGQLANKS
- a CDS encoding lipocalin family protein — protein: MKGLITVLVLLVSLCGYTQQITGTWQVSQQANCMSGELGEVSETEEELLGEMASRSGNTPKTFTFNSDGTGTENWRTYGKRKPSAKEKFLYRYSEGMLYLLDKKSRLITGTYIIEEITASSLVIINKDRTCERVEFVRIQ
- a CDS encoding DUF1611 domain-containing protein — its product is MKTNAIVITGGYLDSSNAKTAHGLIRGTERFNLLGFIDHKLTGKDAGEVLDGKNRNMPIYESISEFVKKSPEKAQYCVIGVATKGGVIPESLMAMLKEALENNLSIVNGLHDYVSDHEELAALAKAKGLEIIDVRKPKKFKDLHFWNGKIKEVKSLKVAVLGTDCALGKRTTSRILTEAMTKAGYKAEMIYTGQTGWMQGAKYGFIFDSTLNDFISGEMEHAIWQCYQDVKPDIMFIEGQSSLRNPSGPAGAEWIVSADADVVILQHNPARKQYKDMEYYPAYIPAVKDEIDLIKIYGANTVGITVNTMKMKTEEAREWAKQTEAELNIPVVLPLEDGVDKLVTVFANLLKQRKG
- a CDS encoding dipeptide epimerase, which codes for MKIKDIKIWSADLGNTKPYTIAFKTVDEVRNAFVEITLADGTTGIGSGNPSEYVVGENLTQTLDALQERNLEFLVGRDIREMKQLAFEVWQKFPKNPAARAALDIALHDAFTKFLGIPLVKYLGQKIQSMPTSNTIGIKNVMETLKETDDYLKQGFKAIKVKLGKDLEEDIERMVKMREQFGYDYAIRIDANQGYDSAQTIAFYQQTKHLKIELIEQPLPAKAISEMKALPDEVREVIAADESLISPVHALELVKPPRACGIFNIKLMKCGGVSQGLKIADIALHEGIDLFWGCNDESIVSITAALHAAFACSNTKYIDLDGSLDLGNDVVKGGFILKDGIMYCSDKPGLGVEKIG
- a CDS encoding porin translates to MRSYIKVFFIGSFFFINTLTAFGQAEISPSPYFTYGSGLGMISPDSLFMLNIRFRMQNRAAFTTVDENDFSIDQVEARVRRLRLRFEGFIYTPKLYYLIQLAFSRADMDYDDTGFPNVIRDAMVIYRFNEHFAIGLGQTKLPGNRQRVNSSGDLQLPDRSIVNSTFNIDRDFGAQVYYNNNIQGFHYVVRGAISSGDGRNITASDRGLAYTGRLELLPLGRFTNGGDYFEGDLVREPKPKISVGLTLTSNQDAIRTGGQLGTFLYEPRDIETRMIDFLYKHNGWSLSTEFLKRTSPNPLTQNTDGDIRYVYAGHGENYQASYLFKKNYELTGRFSRVRPDVPIQLFEEEVKQYTLGATKYIRGHRLKLQADVTYEQNHWLQDTNTDLNRWQLRLQIEAGI